A genomic segment from Flavobacterium inviolabile encodes:
- a CDS encoding VOC family protein, with protein METRFIWANLVSGDLAKTAAFYSALGFKRNDHGDNQELVSFVFGQNNFIINFFTGQRLSQQMNGGLSIPKNANEIIFSLSANSKEEVEQWVEKVRSANGTLFSEPQNFEQGYTFGFADPDNHKFNVLYWPGM; from the coding sequence ATGGAAACAAGGTTTATATGGGCAAATTTAGTCTCCGGTGATTTGGCGAAAACCGCTGCTTTTTATTCCGCTCTTGGTTTTAAACGAAATGACCATGGCGACAATCAAGAATTGGTCAGTTTTGTTTTCGGACAGAATAATTTTATTATCAATTTCTTTACCGGGCAACGTTTATCACAACAAATGAATGGCGGTCTTTCAATTCCAAAAAATGCAAATGAAATCATATTTTCTTTATCTGCTAACAGTAAAGAAGAAGTTGAGCAATGGGTTGAAAAAGTCAGGTCTGCCAATGGTACCCTATTTTCCGAACCCCAAAATTTTGAACAGGGTTACACCTTTGGTTTTGCCGACCCGGATAATCACAAATTCAATGTTCTATATTGGCCGGGAATGTAA